The Enteractinococcus fodinae genome has a segment encoding these proteins:
- a CDS encoding energy-coupling factor transporter transmembrane component T family protein — MSTLTIQHPSTLVEPGILTRWNPSIKLISLFVLSVSLLFIWDPIRPAALWVALVIVALTIGKVPFKWLAAAHIPFFAFGLGLFLVNVFSRPEDGVWIGAALAARTLVIGVASILFLTSTAPVALMRSLNQNLKLPASITFAILAGYQLLLGLPREWQTIRAAQLMRQGGATLSRKGKPKLKLKEAGRLVFTVLIVALRRSERIATSLESRGFGLKPRTVYRPIHLRATDILLGLAVCAFAVVFALPWL; from the coding sequence ATGAGCACCCTGACCATCCAACACCCCTCAACGCTGGTCGAACCCGGGATCCTGACCCGGTGGAACCCCTCGATCAAACTCATCAGCCTGTTTGTGCTGTCGGTATCACTGCTCTTCATCTGGGATCCCATCCGCCCGGCAGCACTGTGGGTGGCGCTGGTTATTGTCGCTCTGACCATCGGCAAGGTGCCATTCAAATGGTTGGCCGCCGCCCACATCCCGTTCTTCGCATTCGGGCTCGGGCTGTTCCTGGTCAACGTATTTTCCAGACCCGAGGACGGCGTCTGGATCGGAGCGGCACTAGCGGCCAGAACCCTAGTCATTGGGGTAGCCTCGATCCTGTTCCTCACCTCAACCGCACCGGTTGCGTTGATGCGCTCGCTGAACCAGAACCTGAAACTGCCCGCGTCAATTACCTTTGCGATCCTGGCCGGTTACCAGTTGCTACTTGGTCTGCCGCGCGAATGGCAGACCATTCGTGCAGCACAACTGATGCGCCAAGGCGGGGCCACACTGTCGAGGAAGGGCAAACCCAAGCTCAAACTCAAAGAAGCCGGCCGGTTGGTCTTCACCGTGTTGATCGTTGCCCTACGACGTTCCGAACGAATCGCAACCTCGCTGGAGTCGCGCGGATTCGGTCTGAAACCACGGACGGTGTACCGCCCGATTCACCTGCGAGCCACTGACATCCTGCTAGGACTCGCCGTGTGCGCCTTTGCGGTGGTCTTCGCCTTGCCATGGCTCTAA
- a CDS encoding cupin domain-containing protein, producing the protein MITVTNREAVQLPDSGTARFTGADHQADISFFWVNSPPGSGPEFHWHPYTETWVVLHGEVRIETQEEQLHAHPGDIVTVTAETVHRFRAQGESNLQMVCIHASPTIIQEFI; encoded by the coding sequence ATGATCACGGTCACCAATCGCGAAGCGGTGCAGTTGCCTGATTCTGGAACAGCCAGGTTTACTGGTGCCGACCATCAGGCTGATATTTCGTTTTTCTGGGTCAATTCGCCACCGGGAAGCGGCCCGGAATTTCATTGGCATCCCTATACGGAAACCTGGGTCGTGCTCCACGGTGAAGTCCGCATTGAGACCCAAGAAGAGCAACTGCATGCTCACCCGGGTGACATCGTCACGGTCACGGCAGAAACGGTACATCGTTTCCGTGCTCAAGGCGAGAGCAATCTCCAGATGGTCTGCATTCATGCCTCGCCGACGATTATTCAAGAATTTATTTAG
- a CDS encoding ABC transporter ATP-binding protein translates to MTQGQPLVELRGFTAVDPRSQRVLLEDINLTVHPGEQVLLLGASGAGKSTMLDAIRGVVPHSVPLEISGECNVAGEPVITNTVAQLSAKVGNVPQDPHASLTLPLVEDEIALTLENHGVDPAEIGDRVQQLLASVDAKHLINQRTQTLSGGWVQRIATVAALAARPNIVLADEPTSMLDGAGVASVMHILTELTGDTGALILVEHRLDELADGPGLPARTVVIDQGKLKADGPTNEVLSEHAAALEANGVWTPGVELPAFHTPASTGSEPLLSAQSLTVRPVPQANPVVTDIDLDIYPGERIAVMGDNGTGKTTLLMALAGLIQPEGDLSGRQPVMVFQNPEHQFLTHSVHDELRFGLPLDKQTEQAVQELTETFGLAHLAELNPFRLSGGEKRRLSVAAGLLAARYRTEPTVLLADEPTFGLDRANTTVMLQQLVDHADNGGAVAIITHDKRVADAWATRVVTVAQGALV, encoded by the coding sequence ATGACGCAAGGCCAACCACTCGTTGAGCTGCGTGGGTTCACCGCCGTGGACCCACGCAGCCAGCGGGTGCTGCTCGAGGACATCAACCTCACCGTGCACCCCGGCGAACAAGTGCTGTTGTTGGGTGCCTCGGGTGCAGGCAAGTCCACAATGCTGGATGCGATCCGCGGGGTCGTGCCGCATTCGGTACCGCTGGAGATCAGCGGGGAGTGCAATGTCGCCGGTGAACCAGTTATCACCAACACGGTGGCCCAACTCAGTGCCAAGGTCGGCAACGTGCCCCAGGACCCGCACGCTAGCCTCACGCTGCCGCTGGTCGAAGACGAAATCGCACTGACCTTAGAAAATCACGGTGTTGACCCGGCCGAGATCGGCGACCGAGTCCAACAACTCCTGGCCTCGGTGGATGCCAAACACCTGATCAATCAGCGCACCCAAACACTATCCGGTGGGTGGGTCCAACGCATCGCCACGGTCGCAGCGCTCGCGGCCCGACCCAACATCGTGCTAGCTGACGAACCAACATCGATGTTGGATGGGGCCGGGGTCGCCTCGGTCATGCACATCCTGACCGAACTCACCGGTGATACCGGCGCACTAATCTTGGTCGAACATCGGCTCGATGAACTCGCCGACGGGCCGGGGCTGCCAGCACGCACCGTGGTCATCGACCAGGGCAAACTCAAGGCAGACGGGCCGACCAATGAAGTCCTATCCGAACACGCCGCAGCGCTGGAAGCCAACGGGGTCTGGACACCAGGTGTAGAACTACCGGCCTTCCACACGCCAGCATCAACCGGCTCGGAACCTTTACTTTCAGCCCAGAGTCTCACGGTCCGACCAGTACCGCAGGCCAACCCGGTCGTCACCGACATTGACCTCGACATTTACCCGGGTGAGCGCATCGCGGTGATGGGGGATAACGGTACCGGCAAAACCACCCTGCTGATGGCATTAGCCGGGCTGATCCAACCCGAAGGAGATCTTTCCGGGCGGCAACCGGTGATGGTCTTCCAAAACCCCGAGCACCAATTCCTCACCCACTCGGTCCACGATGAACTGCGCTTCGGTCTGCCACTCGACAAGCAAACGGAACAAGCCGTTCAAGAACTCACGGAAACCTTCGGCCTGGCACATTTAGCCGAGCTCAACCCGTTCCGGCTATCAGGTGGCGAAAAACGCCGGCTCTCGGTTGCGGCGGGACTACTGGCCGCCAGGTATCGTACCGAACCCACAGTGTTGCTTGCCGATGAGCCAACCTTCGGGCTGGACCGGGCCAACACCACGGTCATGCTGCAACAACTGGTCGACCACGCTGACAACGGGGGAGCGGTTGCGATCATCACCCACGACAAACGCGTGGCAGATGCCTGGGCCACCCGAGTCGTGACCGTGGCACAAGGAGCCCTGGTATGA
- a CDS encoding ECF transporter S component yields the protein MSNAVSSQGKREYRNPYDSPFRWQLKDLVLVVVLGVVFGFVYWALVQAWNALAIAMGPAGDLAQHFFQGGWLLVAPLAVAITRKAGSGILAEILAATMEFVFLGSPVGPVLLLSAFLQGLGSELPFAIGRYRHFGITRFAISGFLGAFFVFWSSAIRFGWFGQEIFGLRLIIHCSSGIILGGLLAWVLVKAIKKTGVVDNYAIGRQR from the coding sequence ATGAGCAACGCTGTATCCTCCCAAGGCAAACGCGAGTACCGCAACCCCTACGACAGCCCGTTTCGGTGGCAACTCAAAGACCTCGTACTCGTGGTGGTCCTGGGTGTTGTCTTCGGGTTCGTCTACTGGGCGCTGGTCCAAGCCTGGAACGCACTGGCTATCGCCATGGGCCCGGCAGGTGACCTCGCCCAACACTTCTTCCAAGGCGGCTGGCTCCTCGTTGCCCCGCTGGCGGTGGCCATCACCCGCAAAGCCGGCTCTGGGATCTTGGCCGAAATTCTGGCGGCGACCATGGAGTTCGTGTTCCTGGGCTCCCCGGTCGGACCAGTTCTGTTGCTGTCGGCCTTCCTCCAAGGTCTGGGCTCAGAACTACCGTTTGCCATTGGCCGGTATAGGCACTTCGGTATCACCCGCTTTGCGATCAGTGGGTTCCTGGGCGCATTCTTCGTGTTCTGGTCGTCTGCCATCCGCTTCGGTTGGTTCGGCCAGGAGATCTTCGGCCTGCGTCTAATCATCCACTGCTCCTCGGGGATTATCCTCGGTGGGTTGCTGGCATGGGTGCTAGTGAAAGCTATTAAGAAGACCGGAGTCGTCGACAACTACGCCATCGGAAGGCAACGATGA
- a CDS encoding YkoF family thiamine/hydroxymethylpyrimidine-binding protein, with protein sequence MSGQTLSPDQIGIGMRISVHPHADDFERIILDAIKYTHDVLKVDEPDSGLEVSTGEVSTYVGVNSGESAQQLAAYASTLIRAAAEESNRQHLTSHILLSRGCPGEATCELVPGEIPAEKPVHLAKSELEVAAAWSLYPLADGNVPHMTPIYAAIDQAKASGVEVTSEHFATILRGDLADVLKTIVDAWAQIGQEVPHVVSHISISVDSPSAQRNGE encoded by the coding sequence GTGAGTGGTCAGACACTATCACCAGATCAAATTGGTATTGGGATGCGCATTAGCGTCCATCCCCACGCAGATGATTTCGAACGCATCATTTTGGATGCCATCAAATACACCCACGACGTCCTAAAAGTCGACGAGCCAGACTCCGGTCTAGAAGTCTCCACGGGCGAAGTCTCAACCTACGTGGGCGTCAACTCGGGTGAGTCAGCACAGCAATTAGCTGCGTATGCCTCGACCCTGATCCGTGCTGCTGCCGAAGAATCCAATCGACAGCACCTGACCAGCCACATTCTGCTGTCGCGCGGCTGCCCAGGTGAAGCTACCTGTGAGCTCGTACCCGGTGAGATTCCGGCCGAGAAGCCCGTACACCTGGCAAAAAGCGAACTCGAAGTCGCCGCAGCATGGTCACTGTACCCCCTGGCAGACGGCAACGTGCCGCACATGACACCGATCTATGCAGCGATTGATCAGGCCAAAGCCAGCGGTGTGGAAGTCACCAGCGAGCACTTTGCCACCATCCTGCGCGGCGACCTCGCCGACGTGCTAAAAACCATCGTGGACGCGTGGGCCCAGATCGGCCAAGAAGTCCCACACGTCGTCTCGCACATCTCGATTTCGGTGGACTCGCCCTCGGCCCAGCGGAACGGTGAGTAA